The Labeo rohita strain BAU-BD-2019 unplaced genomic scaffold, IGBB_LRoh.1.0 scaffold_106, whole genome shotgun sequence genome contains a region encoding:
- the LOC127157382 gene encoding caspase a-like — translation MSIHETQLQQSDGNVNSERRTSAAGRDFAVKLPCDHGRPADYIIAWFKYYLKQRQTEFTCPAFDEGRRRSCGAKLSYQDVCRLIHLTNKQRQFLEENISLLTARNLCEFKACPGCLSYVERRDKTNLCVRCTICTANKKHTYNFCWSCRREWKGPTHNAVRCSNDGCGQTTVSGDHLVPCTAEFKERTLRNKKDDIYPMKDKSSDRRRLALLINNVEFEYVDDRVGAEKDELSMETLLKGLGYTVLTLRDLTAQGMSAAMRDFSQREEHVQSDSCFVVFMSHGSTTGICGVSSIVNSNGEEDIFSTDEIYNCLNTENCPGLQDKPKIILIQSCRGGNDRCVEDSMPKTEHCEKDLCCLRSSTPYTVSYRDPEKGSDFFQDMVEIFNKHAHEDHIEELFRKVLKKFKENHVDPCQMPCKERTTLSKMFYLFPGL, via the exons ATGA GTATCCATGAAACACAACTGCAACAGTCAGATGGTAACGTTAATTCTGAAAGAAGAACATCAGCAGCAGGAAGAGATTTTG caGTGAAATTGCCTTGTGATCATGGAAGGCCAGCAGATTATATCATCGCCTGGTTCAAGTATTATCTTAAACAG AGACAGACTGAGTTCACCTGTCCTGCATTTGACGAGGGCCGGAGGAGATCCTGTGGAGCGAAGCTCTCGTACCAGGACGTCTGTCGACTGATTCATCTGACGAACAAACAGAGGCAGTTCTTAGAAGAGAACATCAGTCTTCTCACTGCTAGAAATCTGTGCGAATTCAAAGCT TGTCCAGGCTGCCTGTCCTACGTGGaaagacgagacaagacaaaCTTGTGTGTGCGCTGCACCATCTGCACAGCCAACaagaaacacacatacaacTTCTGCTGGAGCTGCCGGAGGGAATGGAAGGGGCCGACCCATAATGCCGTGCGCTGCAGCAACGACGGCTGTGGACAGACAACG GTGTCTGGAGATCATCTAGTGCCATGCACAGCTGAATTTAAAGAGAGGACGCTTAGAAATAAGAAAGATGAT ATTTACCCAATGAAGGACAAGTCCTCCGACAGAAGACGATTAGCACTGCTCATTAACAATGTGGAGTTTGAATATGTAGATGATCGTGTTGGGGCAGAGAAGGATGAGTTGAGTATGGAGACTCTGCTGAAGGGTCTCGGTTACACCGTGCTGACACTAAGAGACCTCACGGCACAG GGTATGAGTGCTGCCATGCGAGACTTTTCCCAGCGAGAGGAGCACGTCCAATCAGACAGCTGCTTTGTGGTGTTCATGTCACATGGAAGCACCACTGGAATCTGTGGAGTTTCCAGCATAGTGAATTCTAATGGGGAAGAGGACATTTTCTCCACAGATGAAATTTATAATTGCTTGAACACTGAAAACTGTCCTGGACTGCAAGACAAACCCAAAATCATCCTTATCCAGTCGTGTCGGGGTG GAAATGACAGATGTGTGGAGGACAGCATGCCAAAAACAGAGCACTGTGAGAAAGACTTATGCTGCCTGAGATCCTCCACCCCCT ATACTGTTTCCTACAGGGATCCTGAGAAAGGCTCAGATTTCTTCCAGGATATGgtggaaatatttaataaacatgcCCATGAGGATCACATTGAGGAGCTTTTCAGAAAG GTCCTTAAGAAGTTTAAGGAGAATCATGTCGATCCATGTCAAATGCCATGCAAAGAGAGAACAACACTATCTAAAATGTTCTACCTCTTCCCTGGACTGTGA